The window CCGCCATGTTCGTCGACGGTGTCGGCGCGGGCCTGTTCAACTTCACGCCGGGTCCGCTGATGTCGCCGGTGCTGGTCCTCATCGTGGCGATCGTCTACGGACTGTCGACGGACTACGAGGTGTTCCTCGTCTCCCGCATGGTCGAGGCCCGCGACCGCGGACGCTCCACCGACGACGCCATCCGCTACGGCACGGCGCAGACCGGCTCCATCATCACGGCCGCGGCGCTCATCATGATCGTCGTGGCGGGAGCGTTCGGCTTCTCCGACATCGTCATGATGAAGTACATCGCCTTCGGCATGATCTTCGCCCTGGCCATCGACGCCACGATCATCCGCATGATGCTCGTCCCCGCCGTCATGCACCTGCTGCGTGAGGACAACTGGTGGGCCCCCGGCCTCGTCAAGAAGGCCTACGCCCGGATGGGACACAGTGAGCCGGAGACCGCGGAGGTCGCGGAGGCCGCAGCGGAACCGGAGCCCGAGCCCCTCCCCGAGCCTGAGCCGGAACCCGAGCCGGAACCCCAGCCTGAGCCCCTCCCTGAGCCGGAGGAGACGGAACCGGAGGACGTCGAGAAGCAGGAGGAGCCCCTCGAGGGTGAGCTCATGCTGGACGACGCCGTCGTCGTCGACCATGACGAGGCCGCCCGCGGGGGCCGCACCACGGCCGAGGACGAGGAGCTCATCCCGTTCACGGAGCTGATGAGGCGCCTGGAGGCCGACCGCAACGGCCCCCGCAAGCTGGAGGGCTGACATGTGGCGCTGGGTGCGGTGGCTCGCCCCGCTGGTGGTGCTCATCGTCCTGGCGCTGGTCTTCCGTGACCGGATGCCGTTCATCGGCGAGGGGGTGCGCCTGCTGCGCGACGCCTCGCCGTGGGCGGTCGCGGCTGCGGTGGTCGCCGCCCTCGCGTCGATCCTCGCGATGGCGGAGGTCATGCGCCTGCTTCTCGACGCCGGCGGCACCCCCGTCCCCCTCCGCCGCACCGCCGCCATCACCCTGGCGTCGAACTCCTGGTCCACGTCCCTGCCGGGTGGTCCGGCGTTCTCCGCGGTCCTGACGTACCAGGTGCAGCGCGGGTGGGGTGCGTCGCGGCTGCTGTGCGGCTGGTTCCTCGTGCTGTCGTCGGCGGTGTCGACGATGTGGCTGGTGGTCATCGGCGTCGCGGGGGTGTTCTTCCTCGGGGCGGACGTCAACGTGTGGTCGCTGCTGCTCACCCTCGCGCTCATGACGGGGCTGTCGTGGGCGGTGTGGTGGGCGGCCAACCACCCGGACACCCTGGAACGGTGGACCCGCGCGCTGCTCCCTCGCTTCAACCGGCTGCTGGGCCGAACCCCGGACCAGGGTGTCGAGGCGGCCGTCCGGCACATGCACCAGCTGGAGTCGGTGCACCTGGGCCCGGGGCGTTTCAGCCTGGTCGCGGGCTGGTCACTGCTCAACCGGGTCCTCGACGCACTGACGCTGTTCCTGTGCGTGTGGGCGGTGACCGGTTCGGTCCCGGCGGTGGCGGCGGTGCTGCTCGCGTACACCACCGCGAAGCTGGCCGGCTCCGCGCAGGTGACCCCGGGCGGGTTGGGGACGGTGGAGGCGGCGGTCATCGCCACGCTCGTGGCGGCGGGGATGACGGCGGTCGACGCGACCGCCGCGGCCGTGGTCTACCGGCTGGTGTCCTTCGCGCTCATCACGGCGGTCGGCTGGGTGGTGTACTTCCTGTACTACGCACGTCGGGGGGTCCGCGCGGGCACGGGTTAGTGTGGAGGGCATGAAGAGGTCCACCGCACTCATCGTCGACGTCATCGCCATCGCCGTGTTCGCCCTTCTGGCGCGCATCGCCCACCAGACCGACGCCATGCCGCTGAACTTCGCCGGCTGGCTGTCCACGTGGTGGCCTTTCCTGCTGGGCGTGTTCCTCTCCTGGGGCCTCATCGTGGCGTTCCGGCTGGACGGGCACCGTGTCTTCCCGGCGGGTCTGCTGGCGTGGGTGGTCACGGCCGCTGTGGGCCTGGGGATCTGGTCCTTCCGCAACGGGGCGATCCCGCACTGGTCCTTCGTCATCGTCGCGACGGTGATGTCCGGTCTGCTCCTGCTGGGCTGGCGCGCGGTGGCGCGTGTCACCCTGCGGAGGCGGCACGCCTGACTGTTCAGCGGACGCTGTACAATTCAGTGCATGCTGAACAGTGATCCGCGTCTGGATGTGATGAACAGGCTCGGCCGCGCCATGGCCGACGCCACCCGTTCCCGCATCCTCCTCCAGCTTCTCGACGCCCCCGGCTACCCCGGCGACCTCGCCGCCACCCTGGGGCTCACCCGCGCCAACGTGTCCAACCACCTCGCCTGCCTCCGCGGCTGCGGCATCGTCACCGCCACCCCGGAGGGGCGGCGCACCCGCTACGACATCGCCGACGCCCACCTGGCCCACGCCCTGTCCGGGCTGCTGGACACCACCCTCGCGGTGGACGAGTCCGTCCCCTGCCTGGACCCCTCCTGCGAGGTCGCGGGGTGCGCGTCATGAGCGCCCCCGAGACCGTCTCCGCCTGCGGCTGCTCCCACGAGGAGGAGGTCACCCTCGACCGCCCCGCGGACCCCACCCCCTGGTGGCGGGACCGCGCCATGCTCATCCCGGCGCTGTCCGGCCTGACCCTGCTGCTGGGGCTGCTCCTCGAGTGGCTCGGCGCCGGCCTGCCCGCCCGGGTGCTCTTCTGGCTCTCCCTGCTGCTGGGCGCCTCCCAGTTCGTGCCCGGTGCGCTGCGCAACCTGCTGCAGCACCGGCGCCTGGGCATCGGGCTGCTCATGACCATCTCCGCGGTGGGTGCCGTCCTCCTCGGTTACGTCGAGGAGGCCGCCGCCCTGGCCTTCCTCTACTCCATCGCCGAGGCCCTGGAGGACCGGGCGATGGACAGGGCCCGCAACGGTCTGCGCGCCCTGCTCACCCTCCTCCCCGAGACCGCCACCGTGCTCGTCGGTGGCGTGGCCCGGGAGGTGGGCGTCGAGACGCTGCGTCCCGGTGACCGCCTCCGGCTGGCCGCCGGTGAGCGGCTGGCCACCGACGGTGTCGTCGTCGCCGGGCACAGCAGCGTGGACACCTCGGCGATCACGGGTGAGTCCATCCCAGTGGAGGTGAGCCCCGGCGACCGGGTGCTGGCCGGCGCGATCAACTCCTCCGGCGTCCTGGAGATCGAGGCGACCGCCCCCGGCACCGACAATTCCCTGACCACCGTGGTCACCCTCGTGCAGGAGGCGCAGGAGAGGAAGGGCGACCGCGCCCGCCTCGCCGACCGCATCGCCCGCCCCCTCGTCCCGGGTGTGCTCGTCCTGGCGCTGCTGGTCGCGGCCCTGGGCTCCCTCCTCGGTGACCCGGCAGTGTGGATCGAACGCGCCCTGGTCGTGCTCGTGGCGGCCTCCCCGTGCGCGATCGCGATCTCCGTGCCCGTCACGGTCGTCTCCGCGATCGGCGCGGCGAGCCGCTTCGGCGTGGTCTTCCGCTCCGGCGCCGCCTTCGAGGAGCTCGGCGCGGTCCGCCACGTGGCGGTGGACAAGACCGGCACGCTCACCCGCAACCAGCCGACCGTCACCGAGGTGCTCACCGTCGACGCCACCCGCGCGGAGGTCCTCGCCTGGGCGGGCGCGCTGGAGTCCCACAGCACCCACCCGCTCGCCGCCGCCATCGTCGCCGCCGGCGAACCCGCGGCCGCCACCGACGTCCGGGAGACCCCCGGCCACGGCATCACCGGGCTTGTCGACTCCGTCCCCGTCACCGTCGGCTCCCCGCGCTGGCTCGACGCCGGCTCCCTGGCCGGGCAGGTGGCCGCGCTGGAGGAGGCCGGCATGACCGTCGTCCTCGTGGAGCACGGGGGCCGTGTGCGGGGGGCGATCGGCGTGCGCGATGAACTGCGCCCCGAGGCCGCCGAGGTGATCTCCACGCTGCGTGCCGACGCCCTCGGCGTCACCATGCTCACCGGCGACAACGCGCGTACCGCCCACGCCCTCGCGGCGGACGCCGGGATCACGGACGTCCGCGCCGAGCTGCGCCCCGCGGACAAGTCCGCGGCCGTGGCGGCCCTCCCCCACCCGGTCGCCATGGTCGGCGACGGCATCAACGACGCCCCCGCCCTGGCCACCGCCGACATCGGCATCGCCCTCGGCGCCACCGGTTCCGACGCCGCCGTCGAGTCCGCCGACCTGGCGATCACCGGCGACGACCTGCGGGCCATCCCCCGCGCCCTGCGGCACGCCCGTCGCGGCCGCCGGATCATCGACCAGAACATCGCCCTGTCGCTGCTCATCATCCTCCTGCTCCCGCCGCTGGCCGTGACCGGCGTGCTGGGGCTGGCCGCGGTCGTGCTCATCCACGAGATCGCCGAGGTCGTCGTCATCGTCAACGGCCTGCGGGCGGGCCGCCTGCAGGCCGGGTGACGTCGGAAAGCACGCGACCGCCCCGCCCACCGGAAAGGCGGGCAGGGCGGTCGCGGTGCGCCGGAGATTAGGCGGCGGCGCTGGAGAGCATGTGGGTCAGCTGGTTGGTGATCATGATGACCAGGTTGACGAGGTCGCCGAAGAGGTCGACTGCGGTGCTCAGCATGGTGAGGTTCTCCTAGAAGGTATGGATGACGATCAGTTTCAGTGGCTATATCGTGCCACAGTGACCATTTCGTTACATAAACGGTCGGCTACATCGGCATGATGGTGTGCTTCTTCGGCAGGTCCTCCTCGACCTTCGTCTCCATCTGCCGGATCGCCTTGCGCAGCGCCAGACGGGTGTCCCGCGGCTGGATCATCGCGTCGAGGTAGCCGCGCTCGGCGGCCACGTAGGGGCTGGTCATGTTCTCGTCGTAGAAGTCCATGAAGATCTTCTTCAGGTACTCCCGCTGCTCCGGCGGCGCGGCCTCCAGCTGCTTGCCCTGGATCATGACCACGGCGGCCGCGGAACCCATGACCGCGATCTGCGCGGTCGGCCACGCGAGGTTGATGTCACCGGTGAGGTTCTTCGAGCCCATGACGGCGTAGGCACCGCCGTAGGCCTTACGGACGATGAGCGTGATCTTCGGCACCGTCGCCTCCACGAGGGCGAAGGCCAGCTTCGCGCCACGGTGGATGAGACCGGCCTTCTCCTGCTCCACGCCCGGCAGGTAGCCCGGGGTGTCCACGACGAAGACGAGCGGGATGTTGTACGCGTCGCAGATGCGGATGAAACGCGCGCCCTTGTCGGCGGCGTCCGCGTCGATGCAGCCCGCGAAGTGCATGGGGTTGTTGGCCACGAAACCGACGGCGCGGCCGTCGATACGCCCGAACGCGGTGATGAGGTTCGGGGCGTAGTTCGGCTGGATCTCGACGATGTCCTCGTCGTCACCGAGCAGCGGCAGCAGCTCGAGCATGTCGTAGCCGGCGTTGGAGTCGTCCGGCATGAAGCTGTCGAGCTCCGCCTCGTCCGAGACCTCCTCGTCGGAGGGCGCGGCGAACACCGGGGCCGGATCGTGGCACGTCAGCGGCAGGTGCTCCAGCAGATCGCGGACGAAGTCGAAGGCGTCCTCCTCGCTGGAGAGCACCGCCGAGATGTTGCCGTTGAGCTCCTGCTGACGGGCGCCACCCAGCTCGGCGGAGGTGACGTCCTCACCGGTGACCTCACGGATCACGGCGGGACCGGTGACGTACATCTCGGTCTGACCGTCGACGGCGATGACGAAGTCGGTGGTCACCGGGGCGTACACCGCACCACCGGCGGACTTGCCCAGCATGATCGAGATCTGCGGGCTGCGGCCCGAGAGCGGCAGCTGACGACGCGAGATCTCCGAGTACATCGCCAGCGACGTCACCGCATCCTGGATACGGGCGCCACCCGAGTCCTGGATGCCGATGATCGGGCAGCCGATCTTGATGGCCATCTCCATGACCTCCACGACCTTACGGCCGAAGGTCTCACCGACGGAACCGCCGTACACGGTCTTGTCGTGCGCGTAGATGCACACGGGGCGGCCGTCGATACGGCCGTAACCGGTGACCACGCCGTCGGAGTAGACGGCGTCCGCCACGCCCGGGGTCTTCGCGAGTGCGCCGATCTCGACGAAGGAGCCTTCGTCGAGGAGCGCGTTGATACGCTCACGCGGGGTCGTCTGACCGGCCTCGTCACGCCGTGCGCGGGCGCGTTCGCTGCCGGGGTCGCGCGCCTGGTCGAGGCGGGCACGCAGGTCGGCGAGCTTCTCGGCGGTGGTGGTGCGGGCGGTAGACGTGTCAGTCACAGATCACTCCAGTTCATTGATCCGCTTGGCCATGTGGGCGCCGACGACGCCGATGGCGGGCTCGTCGGGCACTGCGAGGTGATCGCCCTTGAGCTGGACGATGTCAAGGTCGTCAACGATAGCCGACCAGCCGCCGTCCGGGTCAATATGGGCGTAACGCGGCTCCAGCTCGATGGCGCCGTCGTGCATGCGCTCGGCACGGAAGAGCACCACCGGCAGCTGGACCTCGGCCCAGCGGTGGAAGTCGAGCTTGTCCAGGATGCGGTTGTCCACGAAGCTGGCGCGCTGGTGCTCCAGCACGCCGGCGGCAAGGCCGTGCTCGGAGGCGTCGGTGGTGGCGAGGAACTGCTCGAGCATGCCGAGCATGGCCTCCTCACCGGCGGTCTCCAGCAGCTCGTAGGGCACCGGGAAGTCGAGGCCGTAGGTCTTCTTCGCGAACTCGCTGTAGCGCTTCCAGCGGGCCTTCGTCTCCTCCATCGTGTCCGGAACCGGCTCGGAGGGCTGGACCGTGTCGAGCAGCGCGATGTACGCGACCTCGACGTCTGTGTCCTTGAGCTGGTGCGCGACCTCGTAGGCCAGGGCACCGCCGAAGGACCAGCCGCCGAGGACCACCGGACGGCCGTCGGAGTACTCGCGGATCTCGTCGATGTAGGCGGCGGCCCGCTCCTCGAGGGTGCCCTCCAGGCGCTCGACGCCGTAGACCGGGACGTCCTCCGGGAGGCGGCGGGTCAGCGGCAGGAACACCACGGACGAGCCACCGGCCGGGTGGAACATGAACACGCTCGGCTTCGTGGAGCCCTCCGGGCGGGCACGCAGGACGCG of the Corynebacterium humireducens NBRC 106098 = DSM 45392 genome contains:
- a CDS encoding heavy metal translocating P-type ATPase; protein product: MSAPETVSACGCSHEEEVTLDRPADPTPWWRDRAMLIPALSGLTLLLGLLLEWLGAGLPARVLFWLSLLLGASQFVPGALRNLLQHRRLGIGLLMTISAVGAVLLGYVEEAAALAFLYSIAEALEDRAMDRARNGLRALLTLLPETATVLVGGVAREVGVETLRPGDRLRLAAGERLATDGVVVAGHSSVDTSAITGESIPVEVSPGDRVLAGAINSSGVLEIEATAPGTDNSLTTVVTLVQEAQERKGDRARLADRIARPLVPGVLVLALLVAALGSLLGDPAVWIERALVVLVAASPCAIAISVPVTVVSAIGAASRFGVVFRSGAAFEELGAVRHVAVDKTGTLTRNQPTVTEVLTVDATRAEVLAWAGALESHSTHPLAAAIVAAGEPAAATDVRETPGHGITGLVDSVPVTVGSPRWLDAGSLAGQVAALEEAGMTVVLVEHGGRVRGAIGVRDELRPEAAEVISTLRADALGVTMLTGDNARTAHALAADAGITDVRAELRPADKSAAVAALPHPVAMVGDGINDAPALATADIGIALGATGSDAAVESADLAITGDDLRAIPRALRHARRGRRIIDQNIALSLLIILLLPPLAVTGVLGLAAVVLIHEIAEVVVIVNGLRAGRLQAG
- a CDS encoding DUF3054 domain-containing protein — translated: MKRSTALIVDVIAIAVFALLARIAHQTDAMPLNFAGWLSTWWPFLLGVFLSWGLIVAFRLDGHRVFPAGLLAWVVTAAVGLGIWSFRNGAIPHWSFVIVATVMSGLLLLGWRAVARVTLRRRHA
- a CDS encoding lysylphosphatidylglycerol synthase transmembrane domain-containing protein → MWRWVRWLAPLVVLIVLALVFRDRMPFIGEGVRLLRDASPWAVAAAVVAALASILAMAEVMRLLLDAGGTPVPLRRTAAITLASNSWSTSLPGGPAFSAVLTYQVQRGWGASRLLCGWFLVLSSAVSTMWLVVIGVAGVFFLGADVNVWSLLLTLALMTGLSWAVWWAANHPDTLERWTRALLPRFNRLLGRTPDQGVEAAVRHMHQLESVHLGPGRFSLVAGWSLLNRVLDALTLFLCVWAVTGSVPAVAAVLLAYTTAKLAGSAQVTPGGLGTVEAAVIATLVAAGMTAVDATAAAVVYRLVSFALITAVGWVVYFLYYARRGVRAGTG
- a CDS encoding acyl-CoA carboxylase subunit beta; translated protein: MTDTSTARTTTAEKLADLRARLDQARDPGSERARARRDEAGQTTPRERINALLDEGSFVEIGALAKTPGVADAVYSDGVVTGYGRIDGRPVCIYAHDKTVYGGSVGETFGRKVVEVMEMAIKIGCPIIGIQDSGGARIQDAVTSLAMYSEISRRQLPLSGRSPQISIMLGKSAGGAVYAPVTTDFVIAVDGQTEMYVTGPAVIREVTGEDVTSAELGGARQQELNGNISAVLSSEEDAFDFVRDLLEHLPLTCHDPAPVFAAPSDEEVSDEAELDSFMPDDSNAGYDMLELLPLLGDDEDIVEIQPNYAPNLITAFGRIDGRAVGFVANNPMHFAGCIDADAADKGARFIRICDAYNIPLVFVVDTPGYLPGVEQEKAGLIHRGAKLAFALVEATVPKITLIVRKAYGGAYAVMGSKNLTGDINLAWPTAQIAVMGSAAAVVMIQGKQLEAAPPEQREYLKKIFMDFYDENMTSPYVAAERGYLDAMIQPRDTRLALRKAIRQMETKVEEDLPKKHTIMPM
- the cmtR gene encoding Cd(II)/Pb(II)-sensing metalloregulatory transcriptional regulator CmtR, coding for MLNSDPRLDVMNRLGRAMADATRSRILLQLLDAPGYPGDLAATLGLTRANVSNHLACLRGCGIVTATPEGRRTRYDIADAHLAHALSGLLDTTLAVDESVPCLDPSCEVAGCAS